From Syntrophales bacterium, the proteins below share one genomic window:
- the fliR gene encoding flagellar biosynthetic protein FliR, with the protein MVPVFGDSRIPASVKWGLSLLISLMLFPVVRAGFSEAGNFTNLLFISGIAGEMLIGVTIGFAARLVFAGIQIAGEILGFQMGFSFASVVDPLTNIQVTVISEFQYLLGMLLFMSVNAHHIFISAIADSYLLFPPLGVHFTGAFFQGLLILFREIFVIAIKISAPVMAVLLFSNIAMGMVARTVPQMNVFAINFPLQIGIGLMFIGLAAPVFVRMAAQIFLSLSGDISALMRLMRI; encoded by the coding sequence ATGGTTCCTGTGTTTGGAGATTCAAGAATCCCGGCTTCAGTGAAATGGGGACTATCCTTATTGATCTCCCTTATGCTGTTCCCGGTCGTCCGAGCGGGCTTTTCGGAAGCAGGAAATTTTACCAACCTTTTGTTTATCTCGGGCATTGCCGGTGAAATGTTAATCGGCGTAACTATCGGGTTTGCCGCGAGACTCGTTTTTGCAGGCATCCAGATTGCCGGCGAGATACTGGGTTTTCAGATGGGCTTTTCGTTTGCGAGCGTAGTCGATCCGCTGACGAACATTCAGGTCACCGTCATTTCCGAGTTTCAATATTTATTGGGAATGCTGCTCTTTATGAGCGTCAACGCCCACCACATCTTCATATCCGCCATTGCTGACAGCTATTTGCTGTTCCCTCCGCTGGGCGTTCATTTTACCGGCGCTTTCTTTCAGGGGCTGCTGATTCTTTTCCGGGAGATATTTGTTATCGCAATCAAGATCAGCGCCCCGGTGATGGCGGTTCTGCTTTTTTCCAATATTGCAATGGGGATGGTTGCCCGGACGGTTCCGCAGATGAATGTATTTGCAATAAATTTTCCTCTCCAGATCGGCATTGGTCTTATGTTTATCGGGCTTGCCGCCCCTGTTTTTGTAAGAATGGCAGCGCAGATATTTTTGAGCCTGTCCGGCGATATAAGCGCCCTTATGAGATTAATGCGCATCTGA
- a CDS encoding flagellar basal body-associated FliL family protein: MAKEEAEDKQEEVPVKKKSSVKLIIIILIALLVVGGGVAGGLYFLGHKGETDKKDTKKPAAPLVGPLWSLDPFIVNLAENQGERFLKIVIQLELSDPAIIADMEILKPKIRDNLLDLLTAKTYAELMEPAGKQRLRDEIVLRLNSFLTKGKVLKVYFTEFIVQ; encoded by the coding sequence ATGGCAAAGGAAGAAGCAGAGGATAAACAGGAAGAGGTTCCGGTAAAAAAGAAATCGTCTGTAAAGCTGATAATCATAATTCTGATCGCCTTGCTTGTGGTTGGCGGCGGGGTTGCCGGCGGGCTTTATTTTTTGGGTCATAAGGGAGAAACGGATAAAAAAGATACTAAGAAACCAGCAGCGCCGCTCGTCGGTCCTCTTTGGTCCCTTGATCCCTTTATCGTAAATCTTGCCGAAAATCAGGGGGAAAGATTCCTGAAGATAGTAATTCAACTGGAACTGTCCGACCCGGCAATTATTGCCGATATGGAAATTTTGAAGCCAAAGATAAGGGATAATCTCCTGGACTTGTTGACAGCGAAAACCTATGCCGAACTGATGGAACCGGCAGGTAAACAGCGCCTTCGCGATGAGATTGTTCTCCGCTTAAACAGTTTTTTAACAAAAGGCAAGGTGCTGAAGGTTTATTTTACGGAATTTATCGTTCAGTAA
- a CDS encoding flagellar motor protein MotB, with amino-acid sequence MNRRVDDPGAASNGKWLITFNDMITLLLTFFVLILSMSTLEKTKTAGIADSARKVVGAEASDVKARREEPKSITSSLQDKDIESVKRKKENGESPDDPVAGRRNVVAGRLENIDGVKTTPTQNGLFLSLNEKFLFPSGSADISEKGAKILETIAEILSKANVSVRVEGHTDATPIYSSKYPSNWELSMARAARVVRWLAESGEIAPESLSAAGYADTRPAAPNDSELNRQANRRVDIVLTFLKL; translated from the coding sequence ATGAATAGAAGAGTGGATGACCCAGGTGCGGCGTCTAACGGAAAATGGCTGATAACCTTTAACGATATGATTACGCTGCTGTTGACCTTTTTTGTGCTGATTCTTTCAATGTCCACCCTTGAAAAAACGAAGACTGCTGGCATTGCCGATTCGGCAAGAAAGGTTGTTGGCGCCGAGGCGAGTGACGTGAAGGCCCGCAGAGAGGAGCCCAAATCTATAACGTCATCCTTGCAGGATAAGGATATCGAGAGCGTTAAACGGAAAAAAGAAAATGGAGAGTCGCCTGATGATCCCGTTGCCGGCAGGCGAAACGTTGTTGCCGGGAGGCTTGAGAACATTGATGGGGTAAAAACAACCCCCACTCAAAACGGGCTTTTCCTTTCTTTGAATGAAAAATTCCTTTTTCCCTCCGGATCGGCGGATATTTCAGAAAAAGGGGCTAAGATATTAGAAACAATCGCTGAAATTTTAAGCAAGGCCAATGTTTCCGTACGCGTCGAAGGTCATACGGATGCAACGCCGATATACAGCAGTAAATACCCGTCCAACTGGGAGCTGTCCATGGCGCGCGCCGCAAGGGTCGTCCGCTGGCTGGCGGAATCAGGCGAAATAGCTCCGGAAAGTCTGTCCGCCGCCGGATATGCCGATACCCGCCCTGCGGCGCCCAACGATAGCGAACTCAATCGGCAGGCTAATCGGCGGGTGGATATTGTTTTAACTTTCCTGAAACTTTGA
- the fliP gene encoding flagellar type III secretion system pore protein FliP (The bacterial flagellar biogenesis protein FliP forms a type III secretion system (T3SS)-type pore required for flagellar assembly.), whose protein sequence is MTKVKTKNNAVWTMILLSAIIFLIIISDSSGYAQSLTLPNINLSIGGTADEPGKVAAVIQFLFMLTVLSMAPAILLMLTSFTRVLVVLSLLRHALGTQQMPPNQIIIGLSLFLTMFIMAPVWQRVNTDALQPYYEEQISWEEVLSRGAVPIKDFMLRQTREKDIALFVNISKEKRPEKPSAVSLSVLIPSFIISELKTAFQIGFMVYLPFLIIDMVVASILLSMGMMMLPPVMVSMPFKLLLFVLVDGWNLIVGSLVQSFK, encoded by the coding sequence ATGACTAAAGTAAAGACGAAAAATAATGCCGTCTGGACTATGATTCTTCTGAGCGCGATAATATTTCTCATTATTATTTCTGACAGCAGCGGTTATGCCCAATCATTGACGCTGCCGAATATCAATCTGAGCATTGGTGGCACGGCCGACGAACCGGGCAAGGTCGCGGCGGTTATTCAGTTTCTCTTCATGCTTACCGTCCTGTCGATGGCGCCGGCTATCCTGCTTATGCTGACGTCCTTTACGCGGGTTCTGGTGGTTTTGTCGTTGCTTCGCCATGCCCTGGGCACCCAGCAAATGCCGCCCAACCAGATAATCATTGGGCTGTCGCTGTTCCTGACCATGTTCATAATGGCGCCGGTCTGGCAGCGGGTCAATACCGATGCCCTTCAGCCTTATTACGAAGAGCAGATTTCCTGGGAAGAGGTGCTTTCCCGGGGGGCTGTTCCCATCAAGGATTTTATGCTCCGTCAGACAAGGGAAAAGGACATTGCCCTTTTTGTTAATATTTCCAAGGAGAAAAGACCGGAAAAACCATCCGCTGTATCACTGTCGGTACTCATTCCCTCCTTCATCATCAGTGAGCTGAAGACGGCATTCCAGATTGGGTTTATGGTTTATCTGCCTTTTTTGATTATCGATATGGTGGTTGCAAGCATTCTTTTGTCAATGGGGATGATGATGCTGCCGCCGGTCATGGTCAGCATGCCATTCAAACTGCTCCTTTTTGTGCTTGTAGATGGCTGGAATCTGATCGTCGGATCGCTTGTGCAGAGTTTTAAATAG
- the fliO gene encoding flagellar biosynthetic protein FliO: MESVSIMSSFLNMIFALAVILGLLLGAVYLLKKFLPNAAPAFVDNSIINIVSARYLGPKSSVMILEILGKVIVIGVSADKLSYLTEISGEEALEKLKKFKEQNRSLPSFTDYMKKNRFFNRLEVFFKERRGMRK, encoded by the coding sequence ATGGAATCCGTTTCAATTATGTCATCATTCCTGAACATGATTTTTGCCCTTGCAGTGATCCTTGGCCTGCTGCTGGGGGCGGTCTATCTGCTGAAAAAATTCTTGCCCAATGCGGCGCCGGCCTTTGTTGATAATTCAATTATTAATATTGTTTCAGCGCGCTATCTCGGTCCTAAAAGCAGTGTCATGATCTTGGAAATTCTGGGAAAGGTGATTGTAATTGGGGTTTCCGCCGACAAATTGTCATATCTGACTGAAATATCAGGGGAAGAGGCTCTGGAAAAACTGAAAAAATTCAAAGAACAGAATAGATCTCTGCCGTCATTTACCGATTACATGAAGAAAAACAGGTTTTTTAACAGGCTGGAGGTTTTCTTCAAGGAAAGGCGCGGCATGAGGAAATGA
- the fliM gene encoding flagellar motor switch protein FliM produces MANILSQEEVDALLRGISGGEVETEVVDKTVSEGVVSYDLTSQDRIIRGRMPTLEMMNEKFSRIFRGTMSSTLRKVVNVSAMSTDMLKFGEFMKTLPVPTSMHLFKMDPLRGSALFVFESKIIFTLVDLIFGGSGTAPYKIEGREFTPIENNLIKKIVLSALADLEVAWKSLLDIKITYLRSEINPQFAQIVPPTDVVIVINYEVELEYTTGVMSVCIPYSSLEPIREKLQAGYQSENMEVDKVWAGRFKDYMMMAGLDIAVELGKTNINGRDLLNLQKGDVIRLNQFAADPLTAFIEGVAKYRVEPGCHKGNMAGRITELIAKEA; encoded by the coding sequence ATGGCGAATATATTGAGTCAGGAAGAGGTTGACGCCCTGCTCAGGGGCATCTCCGGCGGAGAGGTAGAAACAGAGGTTGTCGATAAAACTGTTTCAGAGGGGGTTGTCTCTTATGACTTGACAAGTCAGGACCGAATCATCCGCGGGCGGATGCCGACCCTGGAGATGATGAACGAGAAATTTTCCCGAATATTCAGAGGCACGATGTCTTCAACCTTAAGAAAGGTTGTAAACGTCAGCGCCATGTCCACGGATATGTTGAAATTTGGGGAATTCATGAAGACGCTTCCCGTTCCGACCAGCATGCATCTTTTTAAAATGGATCCCCTGCGGGGAAGCGCCCTGTTTGTCTTTGAGTCAAAAATTATTTTTACGCTGGTTGATTTAATCTTCGGCGGTTCAGGAACTGCCCCTTACAAGATTGAAGGGCGGGAGTTTACCCCGATTGAGAACAACCTGATAAAGAAAATCGTCCTCAGCGCGTTGGCTGATCTGGAGGTAGCCTGGAAGTCGCTTCTTGATATCAAGATTACCTACCTGCGCTCGGAGATTAATCCGCAATTTGCCCAGATCGTTCCCCCCACGGACGTGGTGATCGTGATTAATTATGAGGTGGAGCTGGAATACACCACAGGCGTTATGTCTGTGTGCATTCCCTATTCTTCCCTTGAACCCATCAGGGAAAAATTGCAGGCGGGCTATCAGAGCGAAAATATGGAAGTGGATAAGGTATGGGCGGGAAGGTTTAAGGATTACATGATGATGGCCGGGTTGGACATTGCTGTGGAGTTGGGAAAAACCAATATCAACGGCAGGGATTTGTTAAACCTTCAAAAAGGGGATGTCATACGTCTGAATCAATTCGCGGCCGATCCGCTGACCGCATTTATCGAAGGTGTCGCAAAGTACAGGGTCGAACCTGGCTGTCACAAGGGCAATATGGCCGGTCGGATTACAGAACTAATTGCAAAAGAGGCATAG
- the fliQ gene encoding flagellar biosynthesis protein FliQ, whose protein sequence is MTPDAVVGLMAEAIKVTMLVAAPVLIVGLVIGVLISIIQAVTQIQEITLVFVPKIIAVMVVLVAALPWMINMMVSYTHNLIASIPMAIK, encoded by the coding sequence ATGACCCCTGATGCGGTTGTTGGTCTTATGGCGGAGGCCATAAAGGTTACCATGCTGGTTGCGGCGCCGGTACTGATTGTCGGGCTTGTGATTGGTGTCTTGATAAGCATCATTCAGGCGGTGACGCAGATACAGGAGATCACCCTTGTATTTGTGCCTAAAATTATCGCGGTCATGGTTGTGCTCGTGGCTGCATTGCCCTGGATGATCAACATGATGGTTTCCTACACCCACAATTTGATCGCCAGCATTCCCATGGCAATAAAATAG